The Faecalibacterium prausnitzii genome includes a window with the following:
- the rplL gene encoding 50S ribosomal protein L7/L12 yields MASEKITAIIDSVKELSVLELKELIDAYCEEFGVSAVAAAAPAAAGAAAAAEEEKTEFDVILAEAGATKMQVIKLVKEITGLGLKEAKAIVDGAPKAVKEKASKAEAEDIKKKLEEAGAKVEIK; encoded by the coding sequence ATGGCTTCTGAGAAGATTACTGCCATCATCGACTCCGTCAAGGAGCTGTCCGTCCTGGAGCTGAAGGAACTGATCGACGCTTACTGCGAAGAGTTCGGTGTTTCCGCTGTTGCTGCTGCTGCTCCCGCTGCTGCTGGCGCTGCTGCTGCCGCTGAGGAAGAGAAGACCGAGTTCGACGTCATCCTGGCTGAGGCTGGCGCTACCAAGATGCAGGTCATCAAGCTGGTCAAGGAGATCACCGGTCTGGGCCTGAAGGAGGCTAAGGCTATCGTTGACGGCGCTCCCAAGGCTGTCAAGGAGAAGGCTTCCAAGGCTGAGGCTGAGGACATCAAGAAGAAGCTGGAAGAGGCTGGCGCTAAGGTCGAGATCAAGTAA
- the rplJ gene encoding 50S ribosomal protein L10 has product MPSAKILSEKQAYVADLKAKFESAVSGCVVAYGGINVENDTKLRKELREAGVDYMVVKNTMLRLAVKGTSLEGLAEQFKGDTAIAFAHEEDPMSAARILCKYQDGDKSKKFVVKAGFMEGKVMDAAETNAIAKLPNREGMLSMFAGALTSTLSGLAVAMQAYADKQEEPAA; this is encoded by the coding sequence ATGCCCAGTGCAAAGATTCTTTCTGAGAAGCAGGCTTATGTCGCTGATCTGAAGGCAAAGTTTGAGAGTGCGGTTTCCGGCTGCGTCGTCGCTTACGGCGGCATTAACGTCGAGAACGACACCAAGCTCCGTAAGGAGCTGCGTGAGGCAGGCGTCGATTATATGGTCGTGAAGAACACCATGCTGCGTCTGGCTGTTAAGGGTACCTCTCTGGAGGGCCTGGCTGAGCAGTTCAAGGGCGATACCGCTATCGCTTTTGCTCACGAGGAAGATCCCATGTCCGCTGCCCGCATCCTGTGCAAGTATCAGGATGGCGATAAGTCCAAGAAGTTCGTCGTCAAGGCTGGCTTCATGGAAGGCAAGGTCATGGACGCTGCCGAGACCAACGCCATCGCAAAGCTGCCCAACCGCGAAGGCATGCTGTCCATGTTTGCAGGCGCCCTCACCAGCACTCTGTCTGGTCTGGCTGTTGCAATGCAGGCTTATGCCGACAAGCAGGAAGAGCCCGCTGCTTAA
- the rplA gene encoding 50S ribosomal protein L1 → MKHGKHYVDAAKQIDFSKLYDMNEALELACKTASAKFDETVELHVRLGVDGRHADQQVRGAVVLPNGTGKTVRVCAIAKGAAAAAAEAAGADIVGDDELIARIAGGFMDFDVVVTTPDMMGRVGRLGKVLGPRGLMPNPKAGTVAPDLGKAVTEAKAGKIEYRLDKQNIIHVPVGKASFGAEKLYTNLDTVMSAIAKAKPAAAKGTYFKSATIATTMGPGIRLNTLKYGV, encoded by the coding sequence ATGAAACATGGCAAGCACTATGTCGATGCTGCGAAGCAGATCGATTTTTCTAAGCTGTATGATATGAACGAGGCTCTGGAGCTGGCTTGCAAGACCGCTTCTGCCAAGTTCGACGAGACCGTTGAGCTGCACGTCCGCCTGGGCGTTGACGGCCGCCACGCTGACCAGCAGGTCCGCGGCGCTGTCGTTCTGCCCAACGGCACCGGCAAGACCGTCCGCGTCTGCGCCATCGCAAAGGGCGCTGCTGCCGCTGCTGCTGAGGCAGCTGGCGCTGACATCGTTGGTGATGATGAGCTGATCGCCCGCATCGCTGGCGGCTTCATGGACTTCGACGTTGTTGTCACCACCCCCGACATGATGGGCCGCGTCGGCCGTCTCGGTAAGGTGCTGGGCCCCCGCGGCCTGATGCCCAACCCCAAGGCTGGTACTGTTGCTCCCGATCTGGGCAAGGCAGTCACCGAGGCCAAGGCTGGTAAGATCGAGTATCGTCTGGACAAGCAGAACATCATCCATGTCCCCGTGGGCAAGGCTTCCTTCGGTGCAGAGAAGCTGTACACCAACCTGGATACCGTCATGAGCGCCATTGCAAAGGCAAAGCCTGCTGCTGCAAAGGGCACTTATTTCAAGAGCGCTACCATCGCCACCACCATGGGCCCTGGCATCCGTCTCAACACCCTGAAGTACGGTGTCTAA
- the rplK gene encoding 50S ribosomal protein L11 — MAQKVTGYIKLQIEAGKATPAPPVGPALGQKGVNIMAFTKEFNERTKNQMGYVIPVVITVYADRSFSFITKTPPAAVLIKKAAGINTASGKPNKEKVASLTAAQVEEIAKTKMPDLNAASLEAACSMVRGTCRSMGVTVEG, encoded by the coding sequence ATGGCACAGAAAGTTACTGGCTACATTAAGCTGCAGATCGAGGCCGGCAAGGCGACTCCGGCTCCCCCTGTTGGCCCTGCTCTGGGTCAGAAGGGCGTCAACATCATGGCCTTCACCAAGGAGTTCAACGAGCGTACCAAGAACCAGATGGGTTATGTCATCCCCGTCGTCATCACCGTTTACGCTGACCGCTCCTTCAGCTTCATCACCAAGACTCCTCCGGCAGCCGTTCTGATCAAGAAGGCCGCTGGCATCAACACCGCTTCCGGCAAGCCCAACAAGGAAAAGGTTGCTTCTCTGACCGCTGCTCAGGTGGAAGAGATCGCGAAGACCAAGATGCCCGACCTGAACGCTGCTTCTCTGGAAGCTGCATGCAGCATGGTCCGTGGCACCTGCCGCTCCATGGGCGTCACCGTCGAGGGCTGA
- the nusG gene encoding transcription termination/antitermination protein NusG: MEDQSNEALWYVVHTYSGYENKVATDLQTMVENRRLQDLICDIKVPTEMVPEIKDGKERMVEHKLFPGYVLVKMVMNDDTWYVVRNTRGCTGFVGPASKPVPLSAEEVEKMGVEKAAPLTVDFKVGDTVQITAGPLEGFMGLVEGIDTESFKVKLKVNMFGRETPAEVDIAQVELP; encoded by the coding sequence ATGGAAGATCAGTCCAATGAAGCCCTCTGGTATGTAGTCCATACCTATTCCGGTTACGAGAATAAGGTTGCAACGGACCTGCAGACCATGGTCGAGAACCGCCGTCTGCAAGACCTGATCTGTGACATCAAGGTCCCCACCGAGATGGTCCCTGAGATCAAGGACGGCAAGGAGCGTATGGTGGAGCACAAGCTGTTCCCCGGTTACGTTCTGGTCAAGATGGTCATGAACGACGATACCTGGTATGTGGTGCGCAACACGCGCGGCTGCACCGGTTTCGTCGGCCCCGCATCCAAGCCCGTCCCGCTCTCCGCTGAGGAGGTCGAGAAGATGGGCGTCGAGAAGGCAGCTCCGCTGACCGTCGATTTCAAAGTCGGCGACACCGTGCAGATCACTGCCGGCCCCCTGGAAGGCTTTATGGGCCTTGTGGAGGGCATCGACACCGAGAGCTTCAAAGTCAAGCTCAAGGTCAACATGTTTGGCCGCGAGACGCCCGCTGAGGTGGACATCGCGCAGGTCGAGCTGCCGTAA
- the secE gene encoding preprotein translocase subunit SecE, with protein MADKTEKKPGFVARMKAAVKGFCNRVAKFFRDTKSELKKVVWPSKEDTKTNTVVVLVTVAIAAVVMIALDAIFGGILGLIIGA; from the coding sequence ATGGCAGACAAAACCGAGAAAAAGCCGGGCTTTGTGGCCAGAATGAAGGCCGCCGTGAAGGGCTTTTGCAACCGCGTTGCGAAGTTCTTCCGCGACACGAAGAGCGAGCTGAAGAAGGTCGTGTGGCCGTCCAAAGAGGACACCAAGACCAACACCGTCGTCGTGCTCGTCACCGTGGCGATCGCTGCCGTTGTCATGATCGCGCTGGATGCCATTTTCGGCGGCATCCTGGGCCTGATCATCGGCGCATGA
- the rpmG gene encoding 50S ribosomal protein L33 — protein sequence MTVKITLACTECKQRNYNTTKNKKNNPDRLEMKKYCRFCKKHTVHRETK from the coding sequence ATGACCGTTAAAATCACTCTGGCCTGCACCGAGTGCAAGCAGCGCAACTACAACACCACGAAGAACAAGAAGAACAACCCCGATCGTCTTGAGATGAAGAAGTACTGCCGCTTCTGCAAGAAGCACACCGTTCATCGCGAAACCAAGTAA